The sequence ggaatgtgtttggagattgtttacccacaggggattgttttgactctttggctaattgggactctggaaagagtcacaagttttcattattatctttcagcattctgtaagtatcctttctgtattctttagtatagtatagtatagtacaGTATAGTATAGtacagtattctttaatatactatagtataataaagtaataaatcagccttctgagaacatggagtcagatgcatcattcctgccttcctcagggGTGCCTTGCAAGTACAATACTCCCTGGTGAAGGCAAGAGAGTGCTTTGGGAGTACCTAGGAAGTGGTTGATGCAGAGGTTACGGAGAGCCTTGGGCATGTGGCAGATGGTTGAGCAAAGCAGCTTCACAGACAGGGGCTGCTCCGAGGTCTCGCCCGATTCGTTCAGCTCGCTCTCGTACTTCACCCCGTTCAGCAGGATATTAGCAACCTGCACCATAAGAACTGCCAGGTCAACAAGCACAGCAAGGGAAGCACAAACATCCTGTAAGCAGATGAATGCAATATTGCACACCTATCTGATCATCTGAAAGTTAAACTCTGCTGCTGGAGTACGTTGACTTGGAGATTAAGGTGAGTATTAGACTGGAACAAGTGACAAATGGCAGCACTGCACTGTAGCTTTCAGTATGCATGAACCAGCTCTCTTCCCTTCACTAGGGGACTTGGTAACCACATTCAGATGAACAGGCacagcagaaatgcaaaaattccACTGCATTTATAGGAGCTGTACCCACTTTCAGGAGAATGTGGACCCTGAAATTTTAGAGAcactgaggaagaagaggatgaGTTTAATTGAAACACATTATCACTGCTTGCTAACCTCAATGCTCAACCTCAGTGTGCCCAGTATGTAAAATCCTGGCCCTAACAAATTCTGCTCTCACAAAATGGGTCAAAAGTAtagcaacaacaaacaaaacaaacaaaaaaccaccaccccccaaaattaaaataaaataaaaaattcccaaaccaaacaataaccaaaaaaaccccccaaaaaaacaaaaaacaaacaaacaaaaaaaaaaaaaaaaaacagaggacTGTTTACCTCATCCCAGATCATAAAAAAATGGGCCAGCATGCAGAGGTCTCAGACATTCCAAGTTATCATCAACAGTGGGAGGTGAGGTCAGAGTCTTATCCCTCAGTAAGGGAAAGCTCACCTCCCTGATGGAGCCAGATGTAATGACTGCCATAAGGAGAAGCTCATGGGAGAATCCTATCCCTGGCCCTATTTTGCAGGTCTTTCTGTGGAAAGGGAAGATACAGGCTCAATAAAAATGTGACCTTTTCTACGTTCATGTGGTAGCTCCCTTGGTAGTGAAGCAAGACTAAAAATACTGACCTAACTCTCACAACTGGCCCAGTTAAGAGTGGGACATTCCCATTTCTGCCATCTTAACAAAGGCAGCTGACAGACTGTCAGCCATAATTCACACTCTACCCACTGCTTTACTGATATAGAGTCATAGCAGGTGTGCTGTTCCCATAATGACTTTTGTGAGGAAGCTGCCACAAGAGTCTTTAATGAACAATTTGTGCACCacatatttaaaacaatatgAAGAGATTAATAACACTCATGTTTACATGGTCATATCATTGATTTCCTGCTCTTACCTGTTGGCTGAAGGttacatttcttcttctgttaTTCTCTGGGCAGTGTCCTGTTACAGCATCTGGAATGGCCAAGGTCTGAGGTCTTTTCAAGATCCCTGATGACCGTGGCTTTATTGCATCCAGTGAGCCCACTCTCAGCACATCACTATCAGCCCCTGATGTTAAGCTGCTTTCCCCTTGCTCCAGAATTCCATTTGCTCCATGGTAACAGCCATCAGGCACCCGAGGAAAGCTGACACTGACAGGCTGCCTGGACAAACTAGCTGGAAATGTCATGTAGCTGTTATGCCCGCCTGTAAAACAGTCTATAAGCACACTGTCAATATTTGAAGTCCCAAAGGATGATGCAAACTCATTAAGTCCTGTCAAAGAATTGTCTCTGCTGATAAAACTCCCATATTTTGGCGTGAGTGGGCTCATGGGGGAAACAGGACTTGTAAAACTTGCATGTAAGTGAGCTGAGTTATGAGAAGCAGAGTTTTCATTTACATTGTCCTCAAAGAAGAaaggtggagaaggagggagaggaagacTTGGACTTTTCAtcacctttttcttcctgttagAGGACTTTAAGGGTCTCTCTGGGATGCTAACTAGAGTCAGCACAGTAGCAATAGTCAGTACAATTGAGGTGAAGACATAGATGACACGAAGTTGCCCTCCTACAGCTTTTCCAAAACTGGTTTTATCCCAGTGTATTCCTCCAACAACATAACCAAAGCCACCTCCAAGACCTGGTGGAAAAACAGAGCTAAGATTATCTTCCCTTTCGAGTCCCACaagtcagcagcagcacagcatcacTTGTATAATGAATCATGAGTAGAATCTGACATTTCTGTTTTACCATTTGATCCCTTTTCACTTCAAATGCACTAATAAACACAGCTGTGCCACGAGGACAGTCTGGATGTACCAAGATGgtacagaaagagagagaaagtgCTGTGAAAGTGATgatacaaataatttaaaattataatttttctttgccaaGAACAAAACACCTTACCTTTAGCTATTTCAGTCCGTAAACAGAAGTGTCCACCAGCCTTGTGACAAGGCTCTGCAATCATTCAGCTAAGACTGTTTTCCTGAAAgtgaaaatccattttcctcATATGAGGAATGCAGATCTAACTAAGATCCAATCACTTCAGAAGTGTAGCAAGCTCATTACTCAGCACTGAGTTGACAGTGTGCAAAACTGACACTGTGTTACTACTGATGAACAGGGAAGTTTAGAGAGCACCTTTCTCTCCATTCACAGGGTGAAAGTCTTTTCAACACTCTCCTTTCTTACTCACAAACACATTCAAGAGTGTGGAATAGTCTCCTAGaacagggcagcacagcaatTGAAGATGACAGCAGTGAGGGATCAACAGCACCCAGTATGCACTTTCGCTTCCAACACAGCAACTACAACACAGCAACTACATATTCCACACCTGCAGGAAGCCAAACCTCCTCCCTCAAGGGATAATTTTGTTTCCATAGGTCTTATAAAATATGTGAGGGACCTTCAGATGAACAGGCCAAGACTGTATCTTGTTTGAGTTGAGGTAGTTACAAAAGCCTTTTGCAATAAgtagatgatttttttatttttacagttaaTTAGTGATACCTCTCAGTATTTGGTCATTATGGCTATTCAGGAAAAGAGCAGTTTACACCCTGCTTTCTCACAGCAGGGCTTGTTCACTCagggctcacatctcccaggaAGCACCAAGAAGACATACCTGCTAACAAAGCATGGATGTTGAGGCCCCTGTCTTGATCCACTGGGCTGCACACATCCATCATGTAGGCATGGCTGGGATTGTCTGCTGAATCTGCACTGAAGTCCATGAGGACAACACCACAGACAGTAAGGATGATGCCCCATTTGTGGTTATTCTCAGTGTCAGACAAGGCACTCCCTATATCTTTGCCATTCAACATAAGTGAGAGCCCAAGCAATGCTCCtgggaacaaaaccaaaacaaaatcagtCATAGTTTGTAAGCaagcctgcagagctccagacTCCAAAAGCATCATTCTACCTGCACAGTCTGCAGCAAGCACTACTGCTCTTGTTCATATCAATGCAGCCTGGGAAATTAGTGTTATAGGCTTAAGGATACACATAATCCTTTTCCACTATTCAAGCCTAACAAATGTCCAGAGTTTACTTTGGCCAAAAACATCCACAATCTTGACCCTCAAAGCATCCTTTCAGACTCTGAGAAGCTTTTATGTGTGGATCTCCAGCTGCCAAAGCATCAGTTGTGTCACTCACCATCTTCTTCAGACCCACAACACCCAACACCTCAGGAGCATTTTGTTCAGCTGAGTGCCACAAGGGATGTCACAGAAGAGAGATGCACAATGTTTTTAAGTGTTATGCCCATCATTTCTAAAAGACACACCTACTGCTAAAACCAGAATGAAAGGTCTTCTCCTCCCAAATCTTGATGTgcatctgtcactccaggctccCAGCAAAGGCTGTAGCAAAAACCCTAGAAAAAAGGAATCACCAATGGACAGGATTCTTCTACAAGCCTGTTTCACAGAGGAGTTAAGACAGGCATGCCCTAAAAGGCAGTTAAGGCAGGACACCACAGTGCAGTGACATCCCCAGTCacccagggacacacacagcacactgcctggcactgcctcaGCACAGGGACTCAgaatgtgctgctgctcactgcagggcacTTCACCCTGCATCAGCGACACAGAGTTTGACACCAGGTGAAGAGTCAGAGTACAAGTTACACATTCTTAAGCACTGTGTTCCTTACAAGCTATCTCATTTATCCCATATTAGATGTGAGATCCCCTGCAGGATTAGcttggaaaacagcaggaagcaAATATGTAAGTAGGAAAGATGCCTGTATTAATCTGTGCCAGCCTGTTAGGAGGGGCCTATCTCTTCTTCCAAAGCACATGTTGTGAGTACAAGAACAGGCAGAACAAAATTTTCCAAGTGGTATCCATAGTAATGGATAcactcccagccctgtctcTCTGCTAAGGCAAGTAATTCAACACCTGTATCACCAGTGGTTGATGGTCTTTCATCATTGGAACACCTCATTTGTTTCAGAAAGTTAAACAGGAGAAGGCAATCCCACTCTGCTCTTTTTCACACACCCTTGAAAACTGTCTCTGTATGCTTTTTTTCATGGGGACACAAATGGATACACCGATCTTCTTATgcttttttttaagtacagGAACAGAGCAACCAAAGGTTACCCTCAGACACCTTTTAAGAGGTGGAGAAGCTATTAAAAGAACAGATATTTTGAGCACGTTTGTCTTATTtcaggcagggcacagcaagaattttccttctttttgtttgtctgAAATATTGGTTAGTACTTCTTAACCTTGAGAGAGTATACTCATGAGAGAGTATACAAGAGAGTATACAAGAGAGTATACAATATATCCTCAGCTGAGgtactgcaaacaaaaaattaaaaaaaaaaacccatagtgaaaaaaataagaggGAAGAAATAGCACCACGAAAAGTTACCTAATATAGGGCTGATGAACCACACCATTCCATACAGCTGGTCTGGAAGCCCCatctggagcagcacaggggtAACATAGGCTGTTTCCATGGCATAACTGAATTCAAGCCCAAAGAGAATGCACCCATTGAAAAGGAGTTCCAGGAAAGACCTCTGAGGCTGGAGATCCCCAAAGTCAACCAGGTCCATGGGACAGGGAGTGTTGGGTGGGGGCGGCGGCGAGGGCCGGATGTGTTTCCTCCTCTTGGGGTGTCTCTTGAAGTTGTTGGCCCGGTGGCTGATGTGCCGTGTGGGCAGCCCAGAGTAGCCTGGGACTGCTGATCTCCAGACCTCCTGAGAGGCCACACCTGACAGGAGCGCAGCATCGCCGACAGGGCTTGGTGCAGACGGTGGAATCATCACGGGAAGGGCTCTGCAAGACAAATAGCTCAGAAGAAAATGGCTGAGGTAAGAAAAGCTTtgctgtcacagacatattttatgaaaaacccttttctcttgagaagctgagaagcttcagcttctccatgttttgctactttaaaatgtgatttaaaaaattgtttacccagcatgtaaaattgtttttacttgataaCCAATAACAACCACCTGTGTTGAAACTATTAACAGTCACaacattttattatcattccattcttttctttaCTAACTTTCtaataaaatcctttcttctattattttaatataattttaataaacattttcttttagtataatatttatcataaaataataaatcaacctTCTAAAACAAAGTcaaaattctcatctcttccctcatcctaaaaCCCCTACAAACACCACCACactttgcttaattttttttactgaagtttAAGTCATTTGTCAGCATTTCACAAATGAAGCATGTACTTTGTGTTAGTTACAACctcttctttccatctcttGATGGAAGGCATTTGTGCTTTATGGGCACATCTCCTGCATCCTTGCACAAATGAGACACCAGAGATACTGTCTAGGTTACCTAGGTATTTGCCTACCATCACAGGGgattaaaattgaaatatttaaaataattaacagtCACACTTCCCAGAAGTTCCCAATGGGCCAGCAAATGGTTTACATTTATGTAGAATTCACTTGAGTCAAACTCATTcaagctaaaaaaataaatcataatcTCAGTCAATGTTTACAATAATGCAAAGCTGTGGCCTGGCAGCAGATCCCAGACCCCTGCTGCAACATGAAATCACTTTGGCAAGAAATCCTTTTGCTACTGATCCTAGgactcctgctgcctgtgcagaggCCAAGGCTTAATGCAACACCTTTTTCTCAATAACCAAGTTTGGTTTTATTCCTATTTCCATTGCTGAATTCAGCAGAGATATCTCCAGTGCAAGGAGGGGGTCTGATCCTTAGGAAGTGAATCATAAGAAGATTCATGGCCCACAAGCCACTCTCAAAACTACTACTCCTCTTCCAGTGCTTAATGGCTCCCAAGTGCTGAATAGGCTCCTTGGATCTCATCAGAATCACTGCTGTAGCCAAAGCCTGCACAGTGTGGTGGGTAAAACAGCCAAATGGTTTCCAAAATAGCACATCAGAGAGATGCCAACAGATCTGCTGCATAAACGAACCACATGTGATTTCTTGATTCTTTTTGCCAGAAATGGAAACAGCTCATGAGTGAAGTCTGACCTTTTCCTTATGCCTCCTTGCCCACAGAccaaagctgcagctccacatCACCCCATCCCTCTTCAGCAAACCCTCACAACTGCACACTAGTGAGTAAAACAAGTCTCTTATTCTATGATTACAGTTCCTCTGGGGGAAAAACTCCCAGCTCTTCTACTCTTTGGCTCTACAGCACTCCCCTAAAtctcatgttttcttcttcttcgtctGGCACCTTTCATACACTGCTCTTCCTTCCTGTAGGCCTTAGTCTACACAAAGCAACAATTTATTGCAGATCCCCAACTATTACCAAAAGCAGAACCCCACAAGCCCAGGTTTACCATCACACTAACCCAAGCAGTCTTAAGCATTGGGGATGATGCCTCTACACACAGCAATGCTCAGCTCCATGCAGGCATCCAGAGACACTGCACAATCCAAAACTGGCTGCCCAGCACCTCACAGGAGATTGCAGCTGGAGTAACTTGAGTGCATTTGGGGGCCAAGGAGGATAAGGAAGGATGAGAGTGCGAAGGCATCTACTGAAATATTGCTAACATGGTATCGAGGGTTTCCTTGACAGTTTCTCCTCAGAAGAGGCGTATATCATGGAAGAGGAAAGAACGGGCAATTCATAATCCCAGCTGCACATCTTGACCACCCTCACCTCACACAGCACCAACAGCAAGCTGCATCTTGCTGGGAATTCTCATTAGCCACAAAGGACCGGCAGAAAGAGAGGTGTATGGAGACTTTGTGAAGACATCTGCACCAGTGCTCCCCTTGACATTGTTTCTCCAAATTACTGAAAACTTCTTGTGACTCATGTTTCTCACAAGCAGAGTACTTACTTTGCAGAGAAACTTTATCAGCCTCcaggaaaaagtaatttcctCACAATGAGAATTTGTTAAAAATGAGGAGATACCTGAAAGAAGACATAATGAAACCCTAGTCAGATTCATGACAGTTGCTCTAACAACCCTTTCACAGAGCCATGACAAAGAGGATGAGCTAGCTGTCCCCTTCAATACTATCATACCTTGCCATTGGCAGAGAGGGTGTTATCTCCTTTTCCTCATCTATTAGTTTCATTCCATACTAGATCCTCCTTTATCTTCCTGCTCTTTACTGTGTATTGCAAAGTGACTGCATTCCAAGTCCTAAGGGGAAATGTTTTAATGATATAAGGAAAGACCCTGCATGCATGGCTCAAAAACACACGTGGTGACCTGCAATTACTTGAAATGAAAGGCTATTACTGCTCAGCAGAAAATGGTCAGTGGTCAGCAGAAAATCAGTGTAAAACTATGAACTGAGCCTATAACCTCAACCTGCCATCTCCCTCAACTTTCTGCTGGTTCACAGGAAGACATCTCAAACCTGCCCTCGGTTAAATCTACCTGGTGATCACAACAGCGGCAAGGCACGAAACCTCTCCCTCAGTGTGGCGGCTAGCCCTCAGTGTCAATAGTTACTTGGGATTTTTGGCACTCCACTGTTACACCAACACCTGCACATCACAGTCTGGAAAGCGACGCTGGCTATGCCGGCTGCTATCCGCACCAACGCGTGTGCTCAGGCAATGCGCTCGGCAGGCAGGGTCGTCCGCCCTTACCGCTCCTCCTGGCACCGCTACGCCGAAAATAACTGTACTTTTCTGGCAAATCTGGTTCCAGTTTTTCTGCGTCGGGTACCGGAGAGCTCCCAAAACCCCACAGTCATCGGCGCCGCGGGGGAAGGCCGGCCCTGACCCTGGTGCTGACCCGGCCGCCGCCTGCCCATCCTTTGTGCCGGCCGGACAGGAGCCGCGCCGGCAGCGCCGCGCCACctccccgggccgggccggccccTCAAGGCCCCTCATGGCCCCGGGCCTCGCGTCCGCCCCGGCCGCCAGTGCTCAGCGCCCCCCGCgctccccgcccggcccggcccggcccgccgccTCACCTGCCCGCCCGGCCCGCACTGCGCCGCGCCGTGacgccgccggccccgcccaGCGCTGCCCgccggcagcggcagcggccgcccccgcccgaGCGCCCGGGCCCGCGCTGCTCCCGCCCGCCCGCAGCGGCACCGCCCGAGCCGCCGAACGGCCCCGGGCCCGCGCTGCTCCCGCCCGCCCGCAGCGGCACCGCCCGAGCCGCCGAACGGCCCCGGGCCCGCGCTGCTCCCGCCCGCACCAGCACCGCCTCCGCGGAGAGCCCCGAGGCTGCGGCGGGGTCGGGAGGGGCCGGTGGGAGAAGCCGCCCCCCGTTCGCGGCAGCACCCACCGCTCCGCGGCCTCGCCGCAGCCCCTCCCGCCCAGGACAGATGCGGCTGCTGGGCGCTCGTTCCCAAATTGGCACTGGCGGGGCGGATCGTGATAGTAAGATTTTTAGCGGGtacagagatattttttgaTAGGCCTGTAAAGCAGATGCCGTAAAACATGATGCACTGCTCTATTTAAGTCTTTCCCTTCCTAGGCTAAAGAAATTaggcaattttattttatagtgcTGTATTTTGGGCTTGTGTTTCAAATTTCCTCATGGTTTGCAAACAAAGATGTAGTGATGTAGTGCAGTCTGctctacttttaaaataaaacttaaaattcaGAGCCCTAATCATTAAGCATTCTTAATCTTATCTTCAGAGGGTACCATAACACTGCAAGAATCCCTAGTATATATTAGTATTTAGGTCTTGTAGAATTTATTGTAGCAGGAAGATGGCACATAAATCAGTAGTCATAGTAGGAATAAAAGGTATTTGTCTGTAGAAAACCAGCTCTAATTCATGCAATAGAGGGTGCAATCACATTTGGAAAAGATGCCAAAGAGCATTGTCTGAGGCAAACTGGGTTCAGCTAGGGGACAAGCTCATATAAAGCCTGACAAGAAATTGTGAGAAATTGGGATAATCCTGCAGCACACAAGGACAGGCACAAGAGATCACTGTACATTCCTATTCCACGAATTTCCTGCCACCTGATCTGTGGTTTTCAACTTTTTTACATCATTTTGGCCATGATATTGGTCAAGTATTCATCAGTGTTTATGTAATTAAACAGCAGTGTAAGGAACCTGTGTGCAACACTCAGGGTTATTGACTCACAGCATGACAGTCACCGGGCAGAAAGGGGTTTGTACTCATCTCAATGAAAAGTGGGACTGGGTTCCTCATCTATCCTCAAATGTTCTTCCTCAAAAACCACAACCCAAACAGCATATCTGCAGTCCCAGCAAaactcttcccttccctcctttcttACACAGGGCTCTCTGCAAGTATCTTGCTCCTAAGCTGACCCTAAGGTATGTGTCTGATTGTGCCAGAATAGGTGAAACTGAGCAAGAAACTTGTCCTGCACTGGCATTGTTGCACTGCTGTTGTCAGCAATTTGATACAGTTCACCTTTTCATCTCCTTCTCCCCTATCAAAATGCTCGTGCAAGATAAACTAAACAGAGATGAGAGAATCAATCCAATGCCATAGATGTCATATTTGAGTAATGGAATAATCTCAAAAATACACCTATTTGTCCCAAACAACATGTGTTCCATGCCAGACACCATGGCAGACTTCTATTGAGGATGCTGCAGGTTCCCCATTTTGACATACACTCTATCCCCAGTCCTCCTGGCAGATTTGAAGCTATTTTGGTGCTGGGAtgtccctcacctgtctgtgctcagctttttcttttgcctccccAGATATAAAGCTTTTGGGTCTCCACCAACGCAGCCTTGCCACGGGCCACTTTTCAGTGCTGATCCACATGGCTGTGGCCACACCAGGatgctgtgtctgcagccagGTCTCATCCACAATATCCACAATATTCACTACTCCACTTGCTGCCTATTGAAGAACAAACTGGTTTTAGAAGCCACATTCATAAGGAACCGATTAAAATCATTGCAGTTGCTCTGGGAGAAAACAATCACATTCCCATTCAAAACCACAGGTTTTATTTACCTGCCTCCAGTGTCACAGCCACTGGAAAGAGCCTTCAAGCTCTgtgcagaaaagaagaaaaaacaaagagaaagagggggaaaaaaggaagatgaggaAGATTTGAAACCCTAAGGATGAAGGACAGGAACAGAAGTAGTTCCAGCcaggtggcacagctgctgAGAGAACATGAGCAGGCAGGTCTGCTGCCAGAACAATCAGACAGGTGGGGcaagaggcagcagtgctgggagaagcCATTGCCATCAGAGGCAGTTGTAGGATCACCAGCTCCTTGTCACCCAGCTTCTGGTGCTCAGGGACAGCTACATGGGCTGGACATGGTGTCACACACCCACAGCTGTTGACTGCCTGCCTTGGTGAAGACCCAGGCTTAGCCACCCCTGCAGTGACCACAAGTGAGAATACAGTGCAACaacccctgctccctccagcctcaGTCCAACCACCACCCATGTGCTAGAGCTCTGCAAACactgggaaaatgaaaacagtatttaaGAGTCCCATTCCTTGTCATGAGGATGGCTTTTTGTTCCACCTGGCCATGGAGAGTGGGTGATATCATTAATGCTGGCAGGCAGTCATGGCCATCTTATACAATGATTTTTCCTCTTAAACGTATTTGAGACATTAAACTCATGCTTATCCCATggttaattaaataaaattgtctGCTCAAAACTTACACAGATTAACTCTATTTAGCACAGTGTATCCActtggggacagtgggacaaATAACTCTAGTCCTTCCCAGGGTAAGAACAAAGGAGAGAACAAAAGCAATTCCTGCTGTGCATTCATTTATTAGCATCCTTTGGGCTTTAGACAAAACAGAAACCACAAATCTCCTCTCCTCTGAGAGTTTGCACATAAATTGCAGTTGAAATGTAAAGTTACTCATTTGCTTTGTACTAGTTTAACCCACCAGTGTTCAAAAGAGCAGCTTTTGGTGGTGAATACCTACTGCTATGAATCTGCACTGTTCCCTCCTAACTTCTCTGGGTGCAAGGTTTGCATTCACTAAACACTTTTGTTAAGTCCTTCCACAAGAGCTTCTAACAGCATATTCATCTCTGCTCATTTACAGCTTGACGTTAGGCTCAGTGTTTCATTTGCCAGCCTCATTATTTGCTTTGCTCAGATCAGACCATTCCTCTGTTTCTTAGAAACCTCTCTTACAATCCCCATAATCCTTACCTCTGAAGCAAACATTAGCTCCAGTTGAGTAAAATTCTCTGCAAGACACCAACAAAGAATATGTTGTTCTCCTGCTGAAGGGCTGGGTTTCAGTTCTGTGGTGTTgggtgtttctttttctccttttgtcttAAAATGAATCTAAAACATCTTTCAGCTTAGTTCAGAGGATCCACAATGTCATTCTGTGATCCATCTGGAACAGCAGCTTCTTTTACAAACATGACTTGATGTTTTGAGGGGGAGAGATACAAAGTCTGTAGCAGACTCACCGTGGAAGT comes from Serinus canaria isolate serCan28SL12 chromosome 21, serCan2020, whole genome shotgun sequence and encodes:
- the SLC45A1 gene encoding proton-associated sugar transporter A isoform X1, with the protein product MIPPSAPSPVGDAALLSGVASQEVWRSAVPGYSGLPTRHISHRANNFKRHPKRRKHIRPSPPPPPNTPCPMDLVDFGDLQPQRSFLELLFNGCILFGLEFSYAMETAYVTPVLLQMGLPDQLYGMVWFISPILGFLLQPLLGAWSDRCTSRFGRRRPFILVLAVGALLGLSLMLNGKDIGSALSDTENNHKWGIILTVCGVVLMDFSADSADNPSHAYMMDVCSPVDQDRGLNIHALLAGLGGGFGYVVGGIHWDKTSFGKAVGGQLRVIYVFTSIVLTIATVLTLVSIPERPLKSSNRKKKVMKSPSLPLPPSPPFFFEDNVNENSASHNSAHLHASFTSPVSPMSPLTPKYGSFISRDNSLTGLNEFASSFGTSNIDSVLIDCFTGGHNSYMTFPASLSRQPVSVSFPRVPDGCYHGANGILEQGESSLTSGADSDVLRVGSLDAIKPRSSGILKRPQTLAIPDAVTGHCPENNRRRNVTFSQQVANILLNGVKYESELNESGETSEQPLSVKLLCSTICHMPKALRNLCINHFLGWLSFEGMLLFYTDFMGEVVFQGNPKAPHNSDEYQKYNTGVTMGCWGMCIYAFSAAFYSAVLEKLEERFSTRTLYFVAYLAFGLGTGLATLSRNVYVLLSLCATYGILFATLCTLPYSLLCDYYQSREFVGSQAEGTRRGMGVDISLLSCQYFLAQILVALAMGPLTAAVGSASSAMYFSSLVSFLGCLFSSLCVTYELLPTEELPPVEEQRPLLPRTRNQ
- the SLC45A1 gene encoding proton-associated sugar transporter A isoform X2, yielding MIPPSAPSPVGDAALLSGVASQEVWRSAVPGYSGLPTRHISHRANNFKRHPKRRKHIRPSPPPPPNTPCPMDLVDFGDLQPQRSFLELLFNGCILFGLEFSYAMETAYVTPVLLQMGLPDQLYGMVWFISPILGALLGLSLMLNGKDIGSALSDTENNHKWGIILTVCGVVLMDFSADSADNPSHAYMMDVCSPVDQDRGLNIHALLAGLGGGFGYVVGGIHWDKTSFGKAVGGQLRVIYVFTSIVLTIATVLTLVSIPERPLKSSNRKKKVMKSPSLPLPPSPPFFFEDNVNENSASHNSAHLHASFTSPVSPMSPLTPKYGSFISRDNSLTGLNEFASSFGTSNIDSVLIDCFTGGHNSYMTFPASLSRQPVSVSFPRVPDGCYHGANGILEQGESSLTSGADSDVLRVGSLDAIKPRSSGILKRPQTLAIPDAVTGHCPENNRRRNVTFSQQVANILLNGVKYESELNESGETSEQPLSVKLLCSTICHMPKALRNLCINHFLGWLSFEGMLLFYTDFMGEVVFQGNPKAPHNSDEYQKYNTGVTMGCWGMCIYAFSAAFYSAVLEKLEERFSTRTLYFVAYLAFGLGTGLATLSRNVYVLLSLCATYGILFATLCTLPYSLLCDYYQSREFVGSQAEGTRRGMGVDISLLSCQYFLAQILVALAMGPLTAAVGSASSAMYFSSLVSFLGCLFSSLCVTYELLPTEELPPVEEQRPLLPRTRNQ